In Petrotoga miotherma DSM 10691, the following proteins share a genomic window:
- the purF gene encoding amidophosphoribosyltransferase, which yields MLMENCGLFAAYSKAEKYNVSSRIVEGLLALQHRGQESAGISVSDGTKITTYKGKGVVNRVFGGGVSKKINGYFGIGHVRYSTKGLSNFTNAQPLTIKYKNEFFSIAHNGQIENGPELRENYEDQGSIFMTTSDTELFPHLLVNKLKGSPSRWNSKEIGKAITENISPSYSLLFLFKDKIIAFRDPFGYRPLSICETENGIYVASEDSAFKFFPLRNAKIREIKPGELIEIKDGKIKSHVISSNSLNKFCFFEHVYFARPDSNIFGDNVHLMREKLGELCAKENPIDADIVVPVMDSGFSAALGYSKASGIPLEMGLMRNKYVGRTFIDPDLQERKLGVRRKLLPVKEVIDNKRVILIDDSIVRGTTMKHIVKMLRENGAKQVHIGIASPMVVNTCHWGVDIPTKEELICATKTVEEIREILNADSLNFITLENLLASLGEKGKNYCFHCFIKD from the coding sequence ATGTTGATGGAAAATTGTGGTTTGTTTGCCGCATATTCAAAGGCAGAAAAGTACAACGTAAGTAGCAGAATTGTTGAAGGTCTTTTGGCACTTCAACATAGAGGCCAAGAATCTGCAGGGATCTCTGTATCAGATGGCACTAAGATTACAACTTATAAGGGTAAAGGCGTAGTCAATAGAGTTTTCGGGGGCGGTGTATCAAAAAAAATTAACGGTTATTTTGGGATCGGGCACGTAAGATATTCAACGAAAGGTCTCTCTAATTTCACAAATGCTCAACCGCTTACTATAAAATATAAAAATGAATTTTTTTCGATAGCGCACAACGGTCAAATAGAAAATGGCCCTGAATTGAGAGAGAACTACGAGGATCAAGGTTCCATATTTATGACAACCTCAGATACGGAACTTTTCCCCCATCTTTTAGTTAATAAACTAAAAGGCTCTCCTTCAAGATGGAATAGCAAAGAAATAGGTAAGGCAATCACTGAAAATATCTCTCCTTCTTACTCTCTACTTTTTCTTTTCAAAGATAAAATCATTGCTTTTAGAGATCCTTTCGGATACAGGCCTTTAAGTATTTGTGAAACCGAAAATGGAATTTACGTAGCCTCAGAAGACAGTGCTTTCAAATTTTTCCCACTTAGAAACGCTAAAATTAGAGAAATAAAGCCCGGTGAATTAATTGAAATAAAGGATGGAAAGATTAAAAGTCATGTAATATCTTCGAATAGTCTTAATAAGTTTTGTTTTTTTGAACATGTTTACTTCGCAAGGCCCGATTCAAATATATTTGGTGATAATGTGCACTTAATGCGTGAAAAATTAGGAGAGCTGTGCGCAAAAGAGAATCCTATCGATGCTGATATAGTTGTTCCAGTTATGGATAGTGGTTTTTCTGCTGCTTTAGGATATTCAAAAGCATCTGGTATTCCGTTAGAAATGGGGCTAATGAGAAATAAGTATGTTGGAAGAACTTTTATCGACCCCGATTTGCAAGAAAGAAAGTTGGGAGTTAGACGTAAACTTTTACCTGTTAAAGAAGTTATAGATAACAAAAGAGTTATTTTAATTGATGATTCTATCGTCAGAGGAACAACGATGAAACATATAGTGAAGATGCTAAGGGAGAATGGCGCTAAACAAGTTCATATAGGAATAGCCTCTCCAATGGTTGTTAATACATGCCATTGGGGGGTTGATATTCCTACGAAAGAAGAATTAATCTGCGCAACTAAAACGGTTGAAGAAATTAGAGAAATTCTTAATGCAGACTCTCTTAATTTTATTACTTTGGAGAATTTACTTGCTTCTTTAGGTGAAAAGGGAAAGAATTATTGTTTTCACTGTTTTATAAAAGATTAA
- the purM gene encoding phosphoribosylformylglycinamidine cyclo-ligase, giving the protein MFYKNSGVDIDKANESIKEIRSFIGSNIGAYAGIFPLKDEISNYKNPCLVATSDGIGTKLQLLRKYERWDIAAQDLVAMNLNDLVCVGAKPLFFLDYFSTSNLNKNNFVSFIRHLKNILDEYECVLLGGETAELPSVFKNESEDIAGFAVGIVEKDHIFDYSKIVSGDKLIGLSSSGIHSNGYSLVRKLLDERKIPFTEELLNPTRIYVKQTLTLLNYIKGAAHITGGGIIDNLPRIIPDGFCAEIKVNWETPSIFESIKQSGVSDEEMFKTFNMGIGMIYVAPEDNLSEVTKILESVLREDFFIIGEVKSANDSNQKVKIL; this is encoded by the coding sequence ATGTTTTATAAAAACTCTGGTGTAGATATAGACAAAGCTAACGAATCAATTAAAGAAATCCGATCGTTTATAGGTTCCAATATAGGTGCATATGCGGGGATATTTCCTCTGAAAGATGAAATATCCAATTATAAAAACCCTTGTTTAGTAGCTACTTCTGATGGAATAGGTACAAAGCTTCAATTGTTAAGAAAGTATGAAAGATGGGATATAGCCGCCCAAGATTTAGTGGCAATGAATTTAAACGATTTGGTTTGCGTGGGGGCAAAGCCTTTATTTTTCTTAGACTATTTCTCTACATCAAACTTAAACAAAAATAATTTTGTCTCTTTTATTCGACATTTAAAAAATATTTTAGATGAATATGAGTGTGTTCTTTTAGGCGGAGAAACTGCCGAATTGCCAAGTGTTTTTAAAAACGAGAGTGAAGATATCGCTGGTTTCGCTGTTGGAATAGTTGAAAAAGATCACATATTCGATTATTCAAAGATAGTGTCAGGTGATAAGCTTATTGGTCTTTCTTCATCCGGGATACATTCAAATGGCTATTCTTTGGTTAGAAAATTACTGGATGAAAGAAAAATTCCCTTCACGGAAGAACTTTTAAACCCTACAAGAATATATGTTAAACAAACTTTAACGTTGCTTAATTATATAAAAGGTGCCGCCCATATAACGGGTGGGGGAATAATCGATAACTTGCCCAGAATAATTCCTGATGGTTTTTGCGCAGAGATAAAGGTTAATTGGGAGACTCCTTCTATCTTTGAAAGTATCAAACAATCAGGTGTCTCTGATGAAGAAATGTTCAAAACCTTCAACATGGGTATCGGTATGATATATGTTGCTCCTGAAGATAATCTTTCTGAAGTTACAAAAATATTGGAATCTGTTTTGAGGGAAGATTTTTTCATTATTGGAGAAGTGAAATCGGCAAACGATTCAAACCAAAAAGTTAAGATCCTTTGA
- the purN gene encoding phosphoribosylglycinamide formyltransferase has translation MKKIVILASSNGTNFEVICKYFSKSSKISIIKLITDNKKAQVVERAKRLGIDYEIIDYGTFKSKKEYNDYLFNRLKDLDFDLMVLAGYMRILPSYIVRYYANKIINIHPSLLPKYPGLRSIERAYNNKEEYTGITIHYVEEKVDTGKIILQKKLRLDKNWDLVKLEEEIHKLEHHYYPQVIEKLLNNSCENRK, from the coding sequence GTGAAAAAGATAGTAATTTTAGCCTCAAGTAACGGGACAAATTTTGAAGTTATATGTAAATACTTTTCGAAATCTTCCAAAATTAGTATAATTAAATTGATAACGGATAACAAGAAAGCTCAGGTGGTAGAAAGGGCAAAAAGATTGGGAATAGATTATGAAATAATAGATTATGGCACTTTCAAATCAAAAAAAGAGTACAATGATTATCTTTTTAATCGTTTAAAAGATCTAGATTTTGATCTAATGGTACTAGCAGGATACATGAGAATATTACCAAGCTATATAGTTAGATATTATGCCAATAAAATAATAAACATTCATCCTTCTCTTTTACCGAAATACCCTGGTTTACGTTCAATAGAAAGAGCGTATAATAATAAAGAAGAATATACAGGAATAACAATTCATTACGTAGAAGAGAAAGTTGATACTGGGAAAATCATATTACAAAAAAAGTTAAGACTAGACAAAAATTGGGATCTTGTAAAGTTGGAGGAAGAAATTCATAAGTTAGAGCATCACTATTATCCCCAAGTAATTGAGAAACTCTTGAACAATTCTTGCGAAAATAGAAAATAG